In Nicotiana tabacum cultivar K326 chromosome 17, ASM71507v2, whole genome shotgun sequence, one DNA window encodes the following:
- the LOC107770657 gene encoding pentatricopeptide repeat-containing protein At4g13650-like — translation MRVWSFYKKFSSVPATNVRPFLTFEISHLLQLCSNFKAIEQGKQTHQQIVVHGQSHNPFVITKLIQLYADCDNIKFARHLFVKLSQRNVFAWTAMLSYFSRNCLIEECVSTYKVMKLDGILLDGYVFPLVLKACAKFSSLATGEQIHKDVVVCGVEWNLQVGHSLIDMYSKCGDIQSAKRVFDLMQEKDLLSWNLIISGYVSNELLDLAVEMLGLMSMEGCQPDIVTFNTVMDAYCRMGRCDEARKIFMLIKDPSIISWTTLISGYSRIGEHNHALDIFREMINRREVCPDLDCLSSVLASCQLIDDLRSAQEIHAHGIKVKSPFAFYRTSGPALLTLYAKCGRIQDARHVFELMDKTDIVAWNSMIHGFAELGMKDLALEYFKKMLPMGIKINETSISSVLPVCDLKYGKQIHAYISRSSLWDVTPIWNALIYMYSKCGCIGNALSVFSHLAHKDIVSWNTIIGGLGMHGLGQDALHLLKKMSHYGIRPNALTFTSVLSACSHSGLVDEGLNIFHRMVEEFGLNPRMEHFTCVVDLLTRAGRLEDATDFIGKMCLKPNKHIWGSILAAALAHKGVSIGVLASENLVELEPENPGHYITLSNLYTKAGRISDALAVRKLMETRGLVKDSGCSWVEGN, via the coding sequence ATGAGAGTATGGAGCTTCTACAAGAAATTTTCATCTGTGCCAGCAACCAACGTGAGGCCATTCTTGACATTCGAAATAAGCCATTTACTTCAACTCTGCAGCAATTTCAAAGCAATAGAGCAAGGAAAACAAACGCATCAACAAATTGTCGTGCATGGTCAAAGCCATAATCCATTCGTCATTACCAAATTGATACAACTATATGCTGACTGTGACAATATAAAATTTGCTCGCCACCTGTTTGTCAAATTGTCTCAAAGAAATGTTTTTGCTTGGACGGCCATGTTATCATATTTTTCACGTAACTGCCTAATTGAAGAATGTGTGAGTACTTATAAGGTGATGAAACTAGATGGTATATTACTTGATGGCTATGTGTTTCCTCTCGTTCTGAAGGCTTGTGCAAAGTTCTCAAGCCTGGCTACTGGGGAACAAATACACAAAGATGTAGTAGTATGTGGTGTAGAATGGAATCTCCAAGTTGGCCATTCTTTAATTGATATGTACTCAAAATGTGGTGATATTCAGAGCGCAAAACGGGTATTCGATTTGATGCAAGAAAAAGATTTGCTTTCGTGGAATTTGATTATTTCGGGATATGTATCTAATGAGTTACTTGATTTGGCTGTAGAGATGTTGGGGTTAATGAGTATGGAAGGTTGTCAGCCAGATATAGTCACTTTCAACACAGTAATGGATGCTTATTGTCGCATGGGTCGATGTGATGAGGCTAGGAAAATATTTATGCTTATCAAAGATCCAAGTATAATATCATGGACGACTTTGATATCAGGCTATTCAAGAATTGGAGAGCATAATCATGCGTTGGATATTTTTAGGGAGATGATAAATAGAAGAGAAGTTTGTCCTGACCTAGATTGTCTCTCCAGTGTACTTGCGTCGTGCCAGCTTATCGACGACTTAAGGAGTGCCCAGGAGATTCACGCACACGGGATTAAAGTCAAATCACCCTTTGCTTTTTATAGAACTTCTGGACCTGCATTGCTAACTCTATATGCTAAATGTGGGAGGATTCAAGATGCAAGACATGTTTTTGAATTGATGGATAAGACTGATATTGTTGCCTGGAATTCCATGATTCATGGTTTCGCTGAACTAGGGATGAAAGACTTGGCTTTGGAGTATTTCAAGAAAATGCTACCTATGGGAATTAAGATTAATGAAACTTCAATTTCAAGTGTTTTGCCAGTTTGTGACCTTAAATACGGGAAACAAATTCATGCATATATATCGCGGAGCAGTTTGTGGGATGTCACTCCTATTTGGAATGCACTTATTTATATGTACTCAAAATGTGGGTGCATTGGAAATGCTTTATCTGTATTTTCTCATTTGGCTCATAAAGATATAGTGTCATGGAATACAATAATTGGTGGGTTGGGGATGCATGGTTTGGGACAAGATGCCCTGCATCTCCTGAAAAAAATGAGTCATTATGGCATTCGACCAAACGCCTTGACATTCACTTCAGTGCTTTCAGCATGCAGTCATTCAGGACTTGTTGATGAGGGGTTAAATATTTTCCACAGGATGGTGGAGGAATTTGGATTGAACCCCAGAATGGAACATTTTACTTGTGTTGTTGATTTGCTAACTCGAGCTGGTCGGCTTGAAGATGCCACAGATTTTATAGGAAAAATGTGTCTGAAGCCGAACAAGCATATATGGGGTTCTATACTTGCTGCTGCTTTGGCACATAAAGGTGTGAGCATTGGAGTTCTTGCTTCAGAGAATTTAGTTGAATTGGAGCCTGAAAATCCAGGGCATTATATAACATTGTCAAATTTGTATACTAAAGCTGGAAGAATAAGTGATGCCCTTGCAGTGAGAAAGCTAATGGAGACGAGGGGATTAGTAAAGGATTCTGGTTGTAGCTGGGTAGAAGGAAATTGA